The following are encoded in a window of Lactobacillus acidophilus genomic DNA:
- a CDS encoding glucose PTS transporter subunit IIA: MNENNEIAILAPASGEVIALSKTSDPIFSKGAMGQGFGLTPSDGEVVAPISGKVSMIADTKHAIGITTDDGLEVLVHMGVDTVSLKGEPFEVLVKNGQTIEAGQDIATMNLKAIKSSNLDTTIMVLITNSNDKLEGLDVSEGPARTGDVIAHAYLKVEQKNTSNQKLSYDELATFIIKNVGGKDNINNLIHCITRLRFYLKDESKANDEALKNQRGILDVMHAGGQYQVVIGNEVTNVYDAVMKQLPNLSDQPAPQTNENDDRNPVSKAFGNLIGFITGSMSPVIGVIAASGIIKGFLALLTLPQLGALLNVKSPVYITVSAMADSAFFFLPILVGFSAAKRLNSDPIIAAVIGGFITYPQMISWGTAGKMMFNLGNWNFQFLNYSYSIFPMILAAWLAAKCEDWLKKILPSYLQMIFVPLITILAVSTITLVITGPVIQGAANGIAVFINWLVSSSGWIGGLVIGAFYQLLVIFGLHWGVVPLVAQQIASTGQSSLNAIICSTMIAQGAAVLAVAVKSKKADMKELGIAAAISAFCGVTEPAIYGINLRYKKVFASGCVGSAFGGLVTGLMHGTMYGFTGGLIGFSSFFNPAHPTQLNSFYTFLIASAVSIVVAFIVTWVWGYNDNMTMGKKVEKKQRPGTK; encoded by the coding sequence ATGAATGAAAACAATGAAATTGCAATTCTCGCTCCCGCAAGCGGTGAAGTAATTGCATTAAGTAAAACAAGTGATCCAATCTTTAGTAAAGGTGCAATGGGACAAGGATTTGGTCTTACACCATCTGATGGTGAAGTTGTTGCACCAATAAGTGGAAAAGTTTCAATGATTGCAGATACTAAACATGCTATTGGAATAACCACAGATGATGGGCTTGAAGTATTAGTTCACATGGGAGTTGATACAGTTAGTCTTAAGGGAGAGCCTTTTGAAGTTTTAGTTAAAAATGGTCAAACTATTGAAGCCGGGCAAGATATTGCCACAATGAATCTTAAAGCCATTAAAAGTAGCAATCTTGATACTACCATTATGGTTTTAATCACAAACTCAAATGATAAGCTTGAGGGTTTAGACGTTTCTGAAGGTCCTGCTAGAACTGGCGACGTTATAGCTCATGCATACCTAAAAGTAGAACAAAAGAATACCTCAAATCAAAAGCTTTCATATGATGAACTGGCAACTTTTATCATAAAAAATGTTGGGGGCAAAGATAATATTAACAATTTAATTCACTGTATCACTCGTCTACGCTTCTACTTGAAAGATGAAAGTAAAGCTAATGACGAAGCATTAAAGAATCAACGTGGTATTCTTGATGTTATGCATGCTGGTGGTCAATATCAAGTTGTTATCGGAAATGAAGTTACTAATGTTTATGATGCAGTAATGAAACAGCTTCCTAATTTAAGTGATCAACCTGCTCCACAAACTAATGAAAATGATGACCGTAATCCTGTTTCAAAGGCATTTGGCAACTTGATCGGCTTTATTACTGGTTCAATGAGTCCAGTAATTGGCGTAATCGCTGCATCAGGTATTATTAAAGGATTTTTGGCTTTACTCACTCTTCCACAACTTGGAGCATTATTAAACGTTAAAAGTCCTGTCTATATAACAGTTAGTGCAATGGCTGACTCAGCATTCTTCTTCCTACCAATTTTAGTTGGATTCTCGGCTGCTAAACGACTTAATAGTGATCCAATTATTGCAGCTGTAATTGGTGGTTTTATTACTTATCCCCAAATGATTAGTTGGGGTACTGCGGGTAAGATGATGTTTAATCTAGGTAATTGGAACTTCCAATTCTTAAACTACAGTTACTCAATCTTTCCAATGATCTTGGCTGCATGGCTTGCTGCTAAATGCGAAGATTGGCTTAAGAAAATTTTACCAAGCTATTTACAAATGATTTTCGTACCATTAATTACTATTTTAGCTGTATCAACCATCACTTTAGTAATTACGGGGCCAGTTATTCAAGGTGCTGCTAACGGCATCGCAGTATTTATTAATTGGTTAGTATCATCATCAGGTTGGATCGGCGGCTTAGTAATCGGTGCCTTTTACCAACTACTTGTTATCTTCGGTCTTCACTGGGGTGTTGTACCACTGGTCGCTCAACAAATTGCTTCTACTGGTCAAAGTTCATTAAATGCAATTATTTGTTCAACTATGATCGCTCAAGGTGCTGCCGTTTTAGCTGTTGCAGTTAAGTCAAAGAAGGCTGACATGAAAGAATTAGGTATTGCAGCTGCTATCTCAGCATTCTGCGGTGTTACCGAACCAGCGATTTATGGAATTAACTTAAGATACAAGAAAGTTTTTGCTTCAGGCTGTGTCGGTTCAGCATTTGGTGGTCTTGTAACCGGTCTTATGCATGGTACAATGTACGGTTTTACTGGTGGTCTAATTGGATTTTCTAGTTTCTTCAATCCGGCTCATCCTACTCAACTAAACAGTTTCTACACATTCTTAATCGCTAGTGCTGTTTCTATTGTGGTTGCATTCATTGTTACCTGGGTTTGGGGCTATAATGATAATATGACCATGGGTAAAAAAGTTGAAAAGAAACAACGTCCAGGTACTAAGTAA
- the treR gene encoding trehalose operon repressor, translated as MTESKSDIIAQDIAAKIQHQQFKAGELLPSESQLTTLYGTSRETVRKALNQLTALGLIQKIRGKGSIVLNLEKYSFPISGITSFAELNKSLNMHAETKVITLKKMVDLPEFFKEKFPEQKRQPGIYVERLRVVNNEPVVLDCDYLFSPPIDELPKEAAEKSIYDYIENKLKLDISYATKVITVEKIDDKFKKLLQLDDSLAVLVASHNFLNDTTLFQLTLSFHNPSKFKFVDFARRQKIKL; from the coding sequence ATGACGGAATCAAAATCAGACATTATTGCACAAGATATTGCTGCTAAAATACAGCATCAACAATTTAAAGCTGGTGAGTTACTTCCAAGTGAGAGTCAATTAACAACACTATATGGTACATCTCGCGAGACAGTTCGTAAGGCGTTGAATCAATTAACTGCGTTGGGTCTAATACAAAAAATACGTGGAAAAGGTTCAATAGTTTTAAATTTAGAAAAATATTCTTTTCCTATTTCTGGAATTACTAGTTTCGCTGAATTGAATAAATCTTTAAACATGCATGCAGAAACAAAAGTAATCACATTAAAAAAGATGGTTGATTTACCAGAATTTTTTAAGGAAAAATTTCCAGAGCAAAAAAGGCAACCAGGAATCTATGTTGAAAGATTGCGTGTAGTTAATAATGAGCCTGTCGTATTAGATTGTGATTATTTGTTTTCACCACCAATTGATGAATTACCAAAAGAGGCAGCAGAAAAATCTATTTATGATTATATTGAAAATAAACTTAAATTAGATATTTCATATGCTACAAAGGTAATTACAGTTGAAAAAATTGATGATAAATTTAAAAAGTTATTACAACTGGATGATAGTTTAGCTGTATTAGTAGCCAGTCATAATTTCTTGAATGACACTACGTTATTCCAATTGACATTATCTTTCCATAATCCAAGTAAATTTAAATTTGTTGATTTTGCAAGAAGACAGAAGATTAAATTGTAA
- a CDS encoding glycosyltransferase has protein sequence MSTGKDANYPVPELKINLPFIHSLIEKQGFRFAKPIRKTLKEAVSWADVIQVETPFPVSWRAAKLAKKQNKPVIGTFHIYPQNITTSVPILNNQFGNWCFMTFFKVKSFKNCTALQVPTPKVAKWLKKNHFKQKLFIVSNGISEKFIQNPHKEKVGHPFTILCIGRFSHEKRQETLFKAMQLSKHTSEIRLIFAGQGPLEKEYAKLAKQLPKKPIMRYFAPADLKEIMFQTDLVVHCADVEIEGMACMEAFSSGCVSVIADSSLSSTVSYALSENNRFSAGDSRALAQKIDYWFEHPSELIKMRQEYRSYGKTLNVARSAKIALGNLENLTLK, from the coding sequence ATTTCTACAGGAAAAGATGCAAATTATCCTGTACCTGAGCTAAAAATTAATCTTCCGTTTATTCATAGTTTAATTGAAAAACAAGGTTTTCGCTTTGCTAAACCAATCAGAAAGACTTTAAAAGAAGCAGTTAGTTGGGCAGACGTTATTCAAGTTGAAACCCCCTTTCCTGTTTCATGGCGTGCGGCAAAACTTGCTAAGAAACAAAATAAACCTGTAATAGGTACCTTTCATATATATCCACAAAACATTACTACTTCGGTGCCAATTTTGAATAATCAATTTGGCAATTGGTGCTTTATGACTTTCTTCAAAGTAAAATCATTTAAAAATTGTACTGCATTACAAGTTCCTACACCTAAAGTAGCTAAATGGTTAAAGAAAAATCATTTCAAACAGAAGCTATTTATTGTTTCAAACGGTATCAGCGAAAAGTTTATTCAAAATCCGCACAAAGAAAAAGTTGGACACCCCTTCACTATTTTATGTATCGGAAGATTTTCACACGAAAAACGACAAGAAACTTTATTCAAAGCAATGCAGCTATCCAAACATACTTCTGAAATCCGTCTTATTTTTGCTGGACAAGGACCTTTAGAAAAGGAATATGCCAAATTAGCTAAACAGCTTCCTAAGAAACCTATCATGCGCTATTTTGCTCCAGCAGATTTGAAAGAAATTATGTTTCAGACCGATTTGGTTGTGCACTGTGCTGATGTAGAAATAGAGGGAATGGCTTGCATGGAAGCTTTTTCTAGTGGCTGTGTATCTGTAATTGCTGATAGTTCGTTATCTTCTACTGTTAGCTATGCTTTAAGCGAAAATAATCGTTTCTCTGCTGGAGACAGTAGAGCTCTTGCTCAAAAAATTGATTACTGGTTCGAGCATCCCTCAGAATTAATAAAAATGAGACAAGAATATCGCAGTTACGGTAAAACATTAAATGTTGCACGTTCAGCCAAAATAGCCTTAGGTAATTTAGAAAATCTGACCTTAAAGTAA
- the treC gene encoding alpha,alpha-phosphotrehalase, with translation MINLGKKIIYQIYPKSFYDSNGDGVGDLQGIIQKIDYIKKLNVDMIWFNPFFVSPQNDNGYDIADYYNIDPRFGTMADFEKLVKKLKEIGVGVMLDMVLNHCSTENIWFKKALAGNEKYRKFFYLRKGKNGGLPNNWQSKFGGTAWSKFGDTDYYYLHLYDPTQADLDWHNPEVRKELFKVVNFWRSKGVHGFRFDVINVTGKAEKLVDSTDPVEEKSLYTDTPIVHKYLKELNAATFGQDPESITVGEMSSTTIANSIEYSKPSEHELSMVFTFHHLKVDYQDGEKWSKMPFDFMKLKELFTEWQEKMDQGDGWNALFWDNHDQPWALTRFGDTGKYRGKSAEMLATATHLMRGTPYIYMGEEIGMIDPDYSSMDDYVDVEAKNAFKALTKKGLSDKEAFEIVKSKARDNSRVPMHWNSEKYAGFSEHKPWLIPTDQEKINVEEELAHGEIFNYYQKLIKLRRSEDLISDGHIKMFLKDDPQVFAYERYLKDSDKKLLVFTNFYGKEHSVKLPEEYQNKEYQVLINNYDTKDSQLTDEIILKPYEALAIKIKQ, from the coding sequence ATGATTAATTTAGGCAAAAAAATAATTTATCAAATTTATCCTAAATCTTTCTATGATTCAAATGGCGATGGGGTAGGAGATCTTCAAGGAATCATTCAAAAGATTGATTATATTAAGAAGTTAAATGTAGACATGATCTGGTTTAATCCATTTTTTGTTTCACCGCAAAATGATAATGGTTATGATATTGCTGATTATTACAACATTGATCCTCGCTTTGGTACAATGGCTGATTTTGAGAAATTGGTAAAGAAGCTGAAAGAAATCGGTGTGGGTGTAATGCTAGATATGGTGCTCAATCACTGCTCAACTGAAAATATTTGGTTTAAAAAAGCACTTGCTGGCAATGAAAAGTATCGTAAATTTTTCTACTTGAGAAAAGGAAAAAACGGAGGTTTACCTAATAATTGGCAAAGTAAATTCGGTGGTACTGCTTGGTCAAAATTTGGTGATACCGATTACTACTACCTTCACTTGTATGATCCAACTCAAGCAGATCTTGATTGGCATAATCCTGAAGTTCGTAAAGAATTATTTAAAGTGGTTAACTTTTGGCGTAGTAAAGGTGTCCATGGCTTCCGCTTTGATGTAATTAATGTTACGGGTAAAGCGGAAAAACTAGTTGATTCAACAGATCCTGTAGAAGAAAAGAGTTTGTACACTGATACTCCAATTGTTCATAAATACTTAAAAGAGCTTAATGCTGCAACTTTTGGTCAAGACCCTGAATCAATTACTGTGGGAGAAATGTCATCAACGACGATTGCCAACTCAATTGAATATTCAAAACCAAGTGAACATGAATTATCAATGGTTTTCACTTTCCATCATTTGAAAGTTGACTATCAGGATGGTGAAAAGTGGTCTAAGATGCCATTTGATTTTATGAAATTAAAGGAATTATTCACTGAATGGCAAGAAAAAATGGATCAAGGTGATGGCTGGAACGCATTATTCTGGGACAATCATGATCAGCCTTGGGCATTAACTAGATTTGGTGATACTGGTAAGTATCGTGGAAAGTCAGCTGAAATGCTTGCCACAGCAACTCATCTTATGCGGGGAACACCATATATTTATATGGGTGAAGAAATTGGTATGATTGATCCTGATTATTCTTCAATGGATGATTACGTAGATGTTGAGGCCAAGAATGCTTTTAAGGCTTTAACTAAAAAAGGTTTGAGTGATAAAGAAGCTTTTGAAATAGTTAAATCAAAAGCTCGTGACAATTCACGTGTACCAATGCATTGGAATAGTGAAAAATATGCAGGTTTTAGTGAACATAAGCCGTGGCTCATACCAACTGATCAAGAAAAAATTAATGTTGAAGAGGAATTAGCACATGGTGAAATTTTTAATTACTATCAAAAGTTAATTAAGCTGCGTAGAAGCGAAGATTTAATCTCTGATGGTCATATTAAGATGTTCTTGAAAGATGATCCGCAGGTTTTTGCTTATGAACGCTACTTAAAAGATAGTGATAAAAAGTTATTGGTATTTACTAACTTCTATGGTAAAGAACATAGTGTTAAATTACCCGAAGAATATCAAAACAAAGAATACCAAGTTTTAATTAACAATTATGATACTAAAGATAGCCAATTAACCGATGAAATTATATTGAAGCCATATGAAGCATTAGCTATTAAAATTAAACAATAA